The following are from one region of the Salminus brasiliensis chromosome 14, fSalBra1.hap2, whole genome shotgun sequence genome:
- the dhx35 gene encoding probable ATP-dependent RNA helicase DHX35: MAAPHSTMRFWKPGCEGPGVSEERELATEPGGPVLIYNPHSTLSVEKQRQKLPVFKHRNNILYLVESFQTVVIVGETGCGKSTQIPQYLLEAGWAAEGKVIGVTQPRRVAATSVANRVAEERGALLGHEVGYTIRFDDCSDPHATRIKFLTDGMLVREMMADPLLKKYSVLMLDEAHERTLYTDIAIGLLKKIQRKRRDLRLIVASATLDAKKFQDFFNLNESGDPSKDTCGILTVEGRTFPVDVFYTVSPVPDYVKATVETVLKIHDAEEDGDVLAFLTGQEEVEKVVSMLQDQARTLSRYGIKKHLRVLPMYAGLPYTEQMKVFERLPPTVRKVVVATNIAETSITINGIVFVIDCAFVKLRAYNPRTAIESLVVTPISKASAAQRAGRAGRNRPGKCFRLYTEEDFEKLPESTVPEMQRSNLAPVILQLKALGIDNVLRFSFLSPPPAQSMVQALELLYALGGLDQFGRLTEPMGIRMAEFPLSPMFAKMLLESGNFGCSKEIVTIAAMMQIQNIFVFPSDQKKAAAREHRKFAVAEGDHLTMLNVYEAFVKHQKSSQWCQEHFLNYKGLVRAMTVREQLRRLLNKFKVPRTSSEGDPDVILRCIVSGFFANAARLHHSGSYRTLRDDRELHIHPNSVLYGEKPPKWVVFNEVVQTSKYFMRDVTAVESAWLVELAPHFYKQAKHGSLGSKRTKVF, encoded by the exons ATGGCGGCCCCCCACTCCACGATGCGGTTCTGGAAGCCCG GGTGTGAGGGGCCCGGTGTGTCCGAGGAGAGAGAGCTGGCCACAGAGCCCGGCGGGCCTGTGCTCATCTACAACCCCCACAGCACGCTGTCTGTGGAGAAACAGAGGCAGAAGCTGCCCGTCTTTAAG CACAGGAACAACATCCTCTACCTGGTGGAGAGCTTCCAGACGGTGGTGATCGTCGGAGAGACTGGCTGTGGGAAGAGCACTCAGATTCCTCAG TATCTGCTGGAGGCTGGATGGGCTGCTGAAGGGAAGGTGATTGGTGTGACCCAGCCGAGGAGGGTGGCAGCTACCTCG GTGGCCAACCGTGTAGCAGAAGAGCGTGGAGCACTGCTGGGGCATGAGGTTGGATACACCATCCGCTTTGATGACTGCTCGGATCCTCATGCGACTCGGATAAag TTCCTCACAGATGGGATGTTGGTGAGGGAGATGATGGCGGACCCCCTGCTGAAGAAGTACAG TGTCCTCATGCTGGACGAGGCCCACGAGAGAACGCTCTACACTGACATTGCCATCGGCCTTCTTAAGAAG attcagaggaagaggagagatctGCGGTTGATCGTGGCGTCTGCAACGCTGGAtgctaag aaaTTTCAAGACTTTTTCAACCTGAATGAATCTGGAGACCCCAGCAAAGACACCTGTGGGATTCTGACCGTGGAGGGCCGGACTTTCCCTGTGGACGTTTTCTACACTGTCAG TCCGGTGCCAGACTACGTGAAGGCAACTGTTGAAACTGTGCTGAAGATTCATGATGCTGAGGAGGATGGAGATGTGCTGGCATTTCTCACTGGACAG GAGGAGGTAGAGAAGGTGGTGTCGATGCTCCAGGATCAGGCTCGTACTCTGTCCCGCTATGGAATTAAAAAGCACCTGCGTGTTCTGCCCATGTACGCCGGACTGCCCTACACTGAGCAGATGAAGGTGTTTGAGAGGCTGCCCCCTACTGTTCGAAAG GTGGTGGTGGCTACTAACATTGCTGAAACCTCCATCACCATAAATGGCATCGTGTTTGTGATAGACTGTGCGTTTGTGAAGCTCCGAGCGTACAACCCTCGCACTGCCATCGAGTCCCTGGTGGTCACCCCAATCTCGAAAGCCTCGGCCGCTCAGCGGGCGGGCAGGGCCGGACGGAACAGGCCTGGGAAGTGCTTCAGACTTTACACAG AGGAGGACTTTGAGAAGCTTCCAGAGTCCACTGTTCCTGAAATGCAGCGCAGTAACCTGGCCCCGGTCATCCTCCAGCTAAAGGCGCTGGGTATCGACAACGTTCTCCGCTTCAGCTTCCTGTCT CCGCCGCCGGCTCAGTCCATGGTGCAGGCCCTGGAGCTCCTGTATGCTCTTGGTG GTTTGGATCAGTTCGGGCGCCTGACTGAGCCCATGGGTATCCGCATGGCTGAATTCCCCCTCAGCCCGATGTTCGCAAAGATGCTGCTGGAGTCTGGCAACTTCGGCTGCTCCAAGGAGATTGTTACCATAGCAGCCATGATGCAGATCCAGAACATCTTTGTTTTTCCATCGGATCAGAAGAAAGCGGCC GCTCGTGAGCACAGGAAGTTTGCAGTGGCTGAAGGAGATCACCTGACCATGCTGAACGTTTACGAGGCTTTTGTGAAG CATCAGAAGAGTTCTCAGTGGTGTCAGGAACATTTCCTCAACTATAAGGGGCTGGTCCGCGCCATGACAGTCCGAGAGCAGCTGCGCCGCCTGCTGAACAAGTTTAAGGTGCCTCGAACGTCCAGCGAAG GTGACCCGGATGTAATTCTCAGGTGTATTGTGTCAGGATTCTTTGCTAATGCAGCCCGTCTGCACCACTCTGGCTCATACAG AACTTTGCGGGATGACCGGGAGCTCCACATCCATCCTAACTCTGTGCTTTATGGAGAAAAGCCCCCGAAATG GGTGGTCTTCAATGAGGTGGTTCAAACCTCCAAGTATTTCATGCGGGACGTGACTGCGGTGGAATCAGCCTGGCTGGTGGAATTGGCACCTCATTTTTATAAGCAGGCCAAG